The following coding sequences are from one Saccharomyces eubayanus strain FM1318 chromosome VII, whole genome shotgun sequence window:
- the APL6 gene encoding AP-3 complex subunit beta — translation MYIFLNMFTIEANRKPCDFDKLGQITFRSPTERKATVDQTTKRPEKRITAMVDSISRIASALDTAKVITREAAAVATSKLGESSYTYYSQNINPQQLVTMLNSRNSREVRDAMKRIVSIMASDDNSIDVELYFADVVKNITTNDTKVKRLIHLYLLRYAENDPNLTLLSINSLQKSLSDSSPELRCFAIRALSDMKMSSLAPIILHTIKKLVTDPSAMVRGEVALAIVKLYRTGKSEFHEELLDVLKDLMADTDPKVISCAVLTLKECYDDHLELLHGHFRRYCKAIKQFDSWSQSYLIEILIKYCKQFLPKPTVVDKSSEGSPRTCPLPEKYNEIEYPLYDVVNHPDLDLFLQSLNRLIYSSNPAVILSCCNALYQLASPMQMKNTKFIESLIKTLTTTTNQGNKEMLLQTVHFLSVLDQTLFLPSISKFYIFPKDPIVVSVWKIQILSTLINESNVKEIFKELKYYVANAHLPEKVVIMAVKSLSKCGQLSTGWESSVMKWLIDHMESHKLSVSILDAYVNVIRTLVQNNPTKHLRIIFKLADLLTVQMNLADNARAGIVWLFGEIASIEFKICPDVLRKLIPNFSQEGPETRCQILVLSAKLLSYDIDNFNQAQTTRVEDSETEENGQNNTYYDFSSSRISQMYNAVLYLAKYDDDFDIRDRARMISSLFDSGKYEIVSLLLQAPKPAARNDDFINSLRLETHDSKIKEFFKMLPWNTDIIETDNDVRETAVLKDYNKYKKSFSSQSFISPNSTRSFTSTSNTNLTENNEISNNGNSISGKSNNSTFASQNGKKYRLQSLDEFFSDIPERKSKPERVLRVREESSDEDESESESDDDSYSSSSLETSSSLSEA, via the coding sequence ATGTATATCTTTTTAAACATGTTTACCATTGAAGCGAATCGGAAACCTTGCGATTTTGACAAACTTGGACAAATCACATTTAGAAGCCCAactgaaagaaaagcaacGGTAGACCAAACGACCAAACGACCGGAAAAGCGGATAACAGCAATGGTAGACTCAATCAGCCGTATTGCATCTGCATTGGACACAGCCAAAGTGATAACGAGGGAAGCTGCGGCGGTGGCCACGTCCAAACTGGGGGAATCCTCGTACACTTATTATTCTCAGAATATCAATCCTCAGCAATTGGTCACTATGTTAAATTCTAGAAACTCCAGAGAGGTTAGAGATGCCATGAAAAGGATCGTATCCATAATGGCTTCGGACGACAACTCTATCGATGTCGAATTATACTTTGCTGATGTGGTGAAGAATATTACCACTAACGATACCAAAGTGAAAAGACTCATTCATCTGTACCTGCTTCGATATGCTGAAAATGACCCAAATTTGACGCTTCTGTCTATCAattctcttcaaaaatcATTGTCTGATTCAAGTCCTGAACTAAGATGTTTTGCCATAAGGGCCCTCTCTGATATGAAAATGTCATCACTAGCACCCATAATCCTTCATACTATCAAGAAGCTAGTTACAGATCCATCAGCAATGGTTCGTGGTGAGGTCGCTTTGGCTATTGTTAAACTATACAGAACTGGGAAAAGCGAGTTTCATGAAGAACTACTAGACGTTTTAAAGGATTTAATGGCAGATACAGATCCTAAAGTGATATCTTGTGCCGTCCTcactttgaaagaatgtTATGATGATCACTTAGAGCTACTACACGGACATTTCCGTAGGTATTGTAAAGCGATTAAGCAGTTTGATTCATGGTCTCAATCGTATTTGATTGAAATATTAATCAAATACTGTAAACAGTTTTTGCCAAAACCCACTGTCGTGGATAAGTCATCAGAAGGCTCTCCAAGGACCTGTCCATTACCagaaaaatacaatgaaATTGAATACCCTCTTTACGATGTGGTAAACCACCCTGATCTGGATTTATTTCTACAGAGTTTAAATCGTCTGATTTACAGTTCCAATCCTGCTGTAATTTTATCGTGTTGTAATGCCTTATACCAGTTGGCCTCACCGatgcaaatgaaaaatacgaAATTCATTGAATCCTTGATTAAAACGTTGACTACAACCACAAATCAAGGCAACAAAGAGATGCTATTGCAAAcagttcattttttatccGTTTTAGACcaaactttatttttaccTTCCATCAGTaaattttatatttttcccAAAGACCCGATTGTTGTATCTGTTTGGAAGATTCAAATTTTGTCTACGTTAATCAACGAATCAAATGTTAAGgaaatattcaaagaattaaaaTATTACGTGGCCAATGCTCATCTTCCAGAGAAAGTAGTCATTATGGCGGTTAAAAGCCTGTCTAAATGTGGCCAATTGTCTACGGGTTGGGAATCAAGCGTGATGAAATGGTTGATCGATCATATGGAATCACACAAGCTGTCTGTTTCTATCTTAGATGCATACGTAAATGTCATCAGAACGTTGGTACAAAATAATCCCACGAAACACCTGCGtataattttcaaacttgCTGATTTATTAACAGTACAAATGAACCTAGCCGATAATGCACGTGCAGGTATTGTTTGGCTATTTGGTGAAATTGCCTCGATTGAATTCAAGATATGTCCAGACGTGTTGAGAAAATTgattccaaatttttcacaagaAGGCCCTGAAACAAGATGCCAAATCTTAGTGCTATCAGCAAAACTGTTGTCATATGACATTGACAATTTTAATCAAGCGCAAACGACTAGAGTTGAGGACTCCGAAACGGAAGAAAATGGCCAAAATAATACTTATTACGACTTTAGCAGTTCTCGAATCTCTCAAATGTACAATGCGGTCCTCTATCTGGCGAAATatgatgatgattttgatattaGGGATAGAGCAAGAAtgatttcatcattatttgATTCAggaaaatatgaaattgtttctttattattacaAGCACCTAAACCTGCAGCGAGAAATGATGATTTTATCAACTCTCTCAGACTGGAAACGCatgattcaaaaattaaagagtttttcaaaatgctTCCTTGGAATACAGACATTATTGAAACAGACAATGATGTCAGAGAAACGGCTGTATTGAAAGATTAtaacaaatacaaaaagagCTTTTCATCTCAATCTTTCATAAGCCCTAATTCCACAAGGTCATTTACATCTACTTCCAATACAAATCTgacagaaaataatgagATCAGCAATAATGGCAATAGCATCTCAGGTAAAAGCAACAATAGCACCTTTGCCTCtcaaaatggaaaaaaatatcgtTTACAAAGCTTGGATG
- the BUD32 gene encoding serine/threonine protein kinase BUD32 has protein sequence MTQEFIDKVSEYLTQDINITPISQGAEAIVFSTTTHPYLPETKGTHEKYIIKYRPPKRYRHPQIDQALTKHRTLNESRLLAKLHLIPGLCVPQLIACDSYNGYIWLEFLGEDLPEGYGFSNLKNFLWMHDKDPYSDLVAATLHKVGRQIGLLHWNDYCHGDLTSSNIVLVKDGAGWMPHLIDFGLGSVSNLVEDKGVDLYVLERAILSTHSKHAERYNAWIMEGFEAVYLERGAKGTKKLKEVSKRFQEVRLRGRKRSMLG, from the coding sequence ATGACACAGGAATTTATTGATAAAGTGTCCGAATACCTGACGCAAGATATAAATATTACGCCCATCTCGCAGGGCGCAGAAGCCATTGTTTTCTCAACGACCACTCACCCATATCTACCGGAAACAAAGGGCACTCACGAGAAGTATATTATCAAGTACAGGCCGCCAAAACGTTACAGACACCCACAGATAGACCAGGCGCTGACTAAGCACCGCACCTTGAACGAGTCACGTCTGCTGGCGAAATTACACTTGATTCCAGGATTATGTGTCCCTCAACTAATAGCATGCGACTCGTACAATGGATATATATGGCTAGAGTTCCTCGGAGAAGATCTTCCAGAAGGGTATGGTTTCAGCaacttgaagaattttCTGTGGATGCACGACAAAGACCCATACAGTGATCTTGTGGCAGCTACGTTGCATAAAGTGGGCCGCCAGATTGGCTTACTGCATTGGAATGATTACTGCCACGGCGATTTGACAAGCTCCAATATTGTTCTTGTCAAAGATGGTGCCGGATGGATGCCCCATCTTATTGATTTCGGTCTGGGGTCTGTTTCGAACCTGGTCGAGGATAAAGGGGTAGACTTATACGTATTGGAGAGAGCCATCTTAAGTACGCATTCCAAGCATGCTGAAAGGTACAATGCTTGGATCATGGAGGGATTTGAAGCAGTCTACCTCGAACGAGGTGCGAAAGGTACCAAGAAACTGAAAGAAGTTAGTAAGAGATTTCAAGAGGTCAGACTGCGTGGACGTAAAAGAAGTATGCTTGGATGA
- the SAY1 gene encoding steryl deacetylase, translated as MTVRPDPYSKTAYYHLRENEITNTASKEEDGLNDATFRWSDLHLHVYHGLKFTVLLLTVVPVCIIYNSMKIIVQRKRPFCLDHVNRIFLRQSSWILDERICQYVLNPLFVCLYPSTFSIPTYVSYDVPVEDQESSENNIFRTRALNAPKVVNTKFYKYVMPQVFDPSTDPILVFYHGGGYALKLTPTSLSFLNNMRNAFPKMAILVPDYTVTATDEQSKKYPLQVLQSVAIFDYITKTMGCKNVIIMGDSAGGNAVLNIVLYLKKCHRDVYPKKVIAISPWANATFFHEGEKEHMLRTQQWDGLCLKSHSMFGRMFVGNNPNVDFTNDPFVNIEKNFETGDWREILKKCSVMITYGSDELLSLQNEILAKKMCEASDGLDHFTSKNVLVEHQGFHTGPIVNYSRNMDRWTRIPSISRILEFMQT; from the coding sequence ATGACAGTGAGGCCTGATCCGTACTCCAAAACAGCGTACTATCATCTTcgagaaaatgaaataacCAATACTGCgtcaaaagaagaagatggtCTAAATGATGCGACTTTCCGATGGAGTGACTTACATCTGCATGTGTACCATGGTTTGAAATTTACTGTTCTACTACTCACGGTAGTCCCAGTATGTATAATCTACAACTCCATGAAAATAATAGTTCAACGCAAACGTCCGTTTTGCCTCGACCATGTGAATAGAATCTTTTTAAGACAAAGTTCATGGATTCTTGATGAACGCATTTGTCAATACGTGCTGAATCCtttatttgtttgcttATACCCATCCACTTTCTCTATTCCAACGTATGTCAGTTATGACGTTCCCGTAGAAGATCAGGAATCTTCAGAGAACAACATTTTCCGAACTCGTGCTTTGAATGCACCTAAAGTCGTTAACACGAAGTTTTACAAATACGTAATGCCCCAAGTATTTGACCCCAGCACAGATCCTATTCTAGTGTTCTATCATGGTGGAGGTTACGCACTAAAGCTGACTCCCACCTCGTTATCGTTCTTGAATAATATGCGAAACGCATTCCCGAAGATGGCCATCCTTGTGCCAGATTATACAGTTACTGCCACGGATGAACAATCCAAGAAGTATCCCCTACAAGTTCTACAAAGCGTGGCCATTTTCGACTACATTACCAAGACTATGGGCTGCAAGAACGTGATTATTATGGGTGATTCAGCAGGCGGTAACGCGGTTTTAAACATTGTtttatatttgaaaaagtgtCATAGAGATGTctatccaaaaaaagtgaTAGCTATAAGTCCCTGGGCCAATGCCACTTTTTTCCATGAAGGCGAAAAAGAGCATATGCTACGGACGCAGCAATGGGATGGTCTGTGCTTAAAAAGCCACTCGATGTTTGGAAGGATGTTCGTAGGCAACAACCCAAACGTTGATTTCACTAATGACCCTTTTGttaatattgaaaagaattttgaaacagGAGATTGGCGAGAAATCTTAAAAAAATGCTCTGTGATGATTACTTACGGGAGTGACGAGCTGCTGAGTTTGCAGAATGAGATCttagcaaaaaaaatgtgtgAAGCCAGTGACGGATTAGACCATTTCACTTCCAAAAACGTGTTGGTCGAACATCAAGGCTTTCACACCGGCCCCATAGTTAATTACTCCCGAAACATGGACCGGTGGACGAGGATACCATCTATTTCACGTATCCTCGAGTTCATGCAGACCTAA